Proteins from a single region of Candidatus Scalindua sp.:
- the fabD gene encoding ACP S-malonyltransferase, with amino-acid sequence MVTFVFPGQGSQKKGMGDTLFDEFRPQTAEADQILGYSIRELCIDDPNDQLGLTQYTQPALYVVNALSYLKCLQETNRKPDFVAGHSLGEYNALFAADAFDFETGVKLVKKRGELMSQATGGGMAAVIGLSEKEVSEILKNNNLEGITIANYNTPSQLVLSGRKADIDRAQPIFESSNARRYIPLQVSAAFHSPYMNEARSEFAEFLEGFEFSELKIPVISNIHALPYEPSALKENLAEQITHSVRWTDSIRYLMAKGEMVFEEIGPGNVLKGLVRNIKRELEN; translated from the coding sequence ATGGTAACGTTTGTATTTCCAGGACAGGGCTCACAGAAAAAAGGTATGGGAGATACCCTGTTTGATGAATTCCGGCCGCAGACAGCAGAAGCTGATCAAATTCTTGGCTATTCTATCAGGGAATTGTGTATAGATGACCCCAATGACCAGTTGGGATTGACACAATACACTCAACCGGCGTTGTATGTGGTCAATGCCTTGTCCTATTTGAAGTGTTTACAGGAGACGAACAGAAAACCTGATTTCGTGGCTGGCCATAGCCTGGGAGAATATAATGCACTGTTTGCGGCAGATGCCTTTGATTTTGAGACCGGTGTAAAGTTGGTAAAGAAAAGAGGTGAATTAATGAGCCAGGCAACTGGCGGTGGAATGGCTGCCGTGATCGGCCTGAGCGAAAAAGAGGTCAGCGAGATTCTTAAGAACAACAATCTGGAAGGTATTACCATAGCAAATTACAATACTCCATCCCAGTTAGTACTCTCAGGACGAAAAGCTGATATTGACAGGGCCCAACCAATTTTTGAAAGTTCAAATGCACGAAGGTACATACCGCTCCAGGTAAGTGCCGCGTTTCACTCTCCGTACATGAATGAGGCCAGGAGTGAGTTCGCCGAATTTCTGGAAGGATTTGAGTTTTCAGAATTGAAAATACCCGTAATCTCGAACATCCATGCGTTGCCCTATGAGCCTTCAGCATTAAAAGAGAATTTAGCAGAACAAATCACCCACTCGGTAAGATGGACAGACAGCATACGATACTTGATGGCAAAGGGTGAAATGGTTTTTGAAGAGATAGGCCCGGGGAATGTCTTAAAGGGATTGGTCCGTAATATAAAAAGGGAGCTTGAAAACTAA
- a CDS encoding regulatory protein GemA, whose product MDKKKLAVIHIVKKELSLSDEEYRNILERVAGVRSSRDLTDSQFQKLMRYFVRTMHYRVTGKGITFRQKYYIKQLKKDLGWDDSHFQNYINKYFHKSDIETYSRHDASNLIVALNTILKSYRPTRGKTGQKHGIE is encoded by the coding sequence ATGGACAAGAAAAAACTGGCGGTTATTCATATTGTTAAGAAAGAATTATCTTTAAGCGATGAGGAGTACCGTAATATCCTTGAACGAGTAGCAGGTGTCCGTTCATCCAGGGATTTAACGGACAGCCAGTTCCAGAAGCTGATGCGCTATTTTGTCCGTACGATGCATTACCGTGTAACAGGTAAAGGGATCACCTTCCGGCAAAAATATTATATAAAACAGTTAAAAAAGGATCTCGGCTGGGATGACTCCCATTTTCAAAACTATATAAACAAATATTTCCACAAGAGCGATATCGAAACCTATTCCAGGCACGATGCCAGCAATCTTATAGTTGCATTAAACACCATCCTCAAGAGTTACCGTCCCACTCGAGGAAAGACCGGGCAAAAACATGGCATTGAATAG
- a CDS encoding HEAT repeat domain-containing protein: MSLFHYLTIGRFEFVEEEAPPNLTQRVLDHFTPGGLKRLDRALRIIEPFKREEIREIEEEVQRRFGLELNLVEYLSEDGLLQIMYMAHGSFESFAEHVALVASERFGAIASDRGRVFEPAKIKEMSQGLITRDVERKRLTKIEDGAERIREIIKAVQRPTADPKWIAIGFAREAADGASTGAIPELINSLQHPNKFVRIFAGCALGDIDEPAKEAIPVITNLLKDPDIEIDSSAIDALGTMGTDAESALLLALGHKDSFICYSAIKALGNLAGLSENGLSMLREIATQSSEYGKAARESLDKISGTIS, encoded by the coding sequence ATGAGCCTTTTTCACTACCTTACTATTGGAAGATTCGAGTTTGTTGAGGAAGAGGCCCCTCCAAACCTTACACAGCGCGTTCTTGATCACTTTACGCCAGGCGGGCTCAAACGGCTCGACCGAGCCCTTCGCATCATCGAACCGTTTAAGAGAGAGGAGATCAGGGAGATTGAAGAAGAGGTCCAGCGCCGATTTGGGCTTGAGTTAAACCTGGTCGAATATCTGAGTGAAGATGGACTCCTGCAAATCATGTATATGGCTCACGGTAGCTTCGAATCATTTGCCGAACACGTAGCCTTGGTCGCCTCAGAACGTTTTGGTGCTATCGCATCCGACCGAGGTCGTGTATTCGAACCAGCCAAGATAAAGGAGATGAGTCAAGGTCTCATTACTCGGGATGTTGAGCGTAAAAGACTTACTAAAATTGAGGATGGTGCTGAACGGATTCGAGAAATCATCAAGGCTGTGCAACGGCCGACTGCTGACCCAAAATGGATTGCCATCGGATTTGCTCGGGAGGCGGCTGATGGGGCCTCAACAGGAGCTATACCAGAACTGATTAACTCTCTTCAGCACCCAAATAAATTTGTCCGAATTTTTGCCGGATGCGCTCTCGGTGATATCGATGAACCTGCAAAAGAGGCGATCCCTGTGATTACGAATCTACTCAAAGACCCAGACATTGAAATTGACTCCTCAGCCATCGATGCCTTGGGGACTATGGGCACGGATGCCGAGTCTGCTTTGCTCCTTGCCTTAGGGCATAAAGACTCTTTCATTTGCTATTCAGCAATTAAGGCTCTTGGAAATCTCGCTGGTCTCTCAGAAAATGGGCTCTCCATGCTACGTGAAATTGCAACCCAAAGTAGCGAGTATGGGAAAGCTGCGCGTGAGAGCCTAGATAAGATATCTGGAACGATATCTTGA